In one Roseburia intestinalis L1-82 genomic region, the following are encoded:
- a CDS encoding GtrA family protein codes for MDTRKPDIFDRLMHLPVLNIFEPFYKKHKEMLLYLFFGGLTFVISVITYAFFNVSLGMNELVANIFSWILAVLFAFFTNRIWVFDGKTNGAKEFFVQMMNFFGGRVATLVVEEVILFVFITKLGFGSMVVKIAAQIIVIVLNYVISKLWVFRK; via the coding sequence ATGGATACAAGGAAACCGGATATTTTTGACCGGCTGATGCATCTGCCGGTTTTAAATATCTTTGAACCGTTTTATAAAAAACATAAGGAAATGCTTTTATATCTGTTTTTCGGTGGATTGACATTTGTGATAAGTGTTATCACATATGCCTTTTTTAATGTTTCACTGGGAATGAACGAGCTTGTCGCAAACATTTTTTCATGGATTTTAGCGGTTTTATTTGCTTTTTTTACAAACCGTATCTGGGTATTTGACGGGAAGACAAATGGTGCGAAAGAATTTTTTGTACAGATGATGAATTTTTTCGGTGGAAGAGTTGCAACGTTAGTTGTTGAGGAAGTGATTCTTTTCGTGTTTATCACAAAACTGGGATTTGGAAGCATGGTGGTAAAAATTGCAGCCCAGATCATTGTGATCGTATTGAATTATGTGATCAGTAAATTATGGGTTTTCCGGAAATAA
- a CDS encoding alpha/beta-type small acid-soluble spore protein, with translation MSGSNNSGSNTSKMAVPQAKEAMNRFKQEVASEIGVPLKEGYNGDLTSAQAGSIGGEMVKKMIMKQEEQMSGK, from the coding sequence ATGAGTGGATCTAACAATTCTGGTTCTAACACCAGCAAAATGGCTGTACCACAGGCAAAAGAGGCTATGAACCGTTTTAAACAGGAAGTAGCAAGCGAGATCGGTGTACCGTTAAAAGAGGGTTACAATGGTGACCTTACTTCTGCACAGGCAGGAAGCATCGGCGGTGAGATGGTCAAAAAAATGATCATGAAACAGGAAGAGCAGATGTCAGGCAAGTAA
- a CDS encoding DJ-1 family glyoxalase III: MSKIGIFMADGCEEIEGLTVVDVVRRAKMEIVMLSITGKKEVTSSHGVTFLADALAEETGYEDLDGIVLPGGMPGTMHLLENETVNAVIRKFAEEGKMVAAICAAPSVLGAAGLLEGKHATCHPGFEEKLTGATTSEDEVVVDGNIITSRGMGTAIPFAFEIVRYFTDDETVEHVRQGLVYRANEK; encoded by the coding sequence ATGAGTAAAATTGGAATTTTCATGGCAGATGGCTGTGAGGAAATTGAGGGACTTACCGTAGTTGATGTTGTGCGTCGTGCAAAAATGGAGATCGTTATGCTCTCAATTACCGGAAAAAAAGAAGTGACAAGCTCTCACGGGGTTACTTTTTTAGCAGATGCGCTTGCAGAAGAAACCGGATATGAAGACCTGGATGGAATCGTGCTTCCGGGCGGTATGCCGGGAACCATGCATTTACTGGAAAATGAGACCGTCAATGCCGTGATCCGCAAGTTTGCAGAGGAAGGAAAAATGGTTGCTGCGATCTGTGCAGCTCCGAGTGTGTTAGGCGCAGCAGGCCTGTTAGAAGGGAAACACGCAACCTGTCATCCGGGCTTCGAGGAAAAATTAACCGGTGCGACGACCAGCGAGGATGAGGTTGTAGTGGACGGCAATATCATCACAAGCCGCGGTATGGGAACAGCGATTCCGTTTGCGTTTGAGATCGTGCGTTACTTTACCGATGATGAGACAGTAGAGCATGTCCGTCAGGGACTTGTGTACCGTGCGAATGAAAAATAG
- a CDS encoding CYTH domain-containing protein gives MEIERKYLVKTLPDHLEQYACKVIEQGYLNTNPVVRIRRSNDDYILTCKGKGMMVREEYNLPLNEEAFLHLKEKIDGRLIQKRRYLIPLAPKYTIELDVFEGDLAPLQLAEVEFETEEEANNFTPPEWFGEDVTFSGKYHNSQLSKLP, from the coding sequence ATGGAAATTGAACGTAAATATCTGGTAAAAACCTTACCTGACCACTTAGAACAATATGCCTGTAAAGTGATCGAACAGGGCTACTTAAACACTAACCCGGTCGTGCGCATCCGCCGCTCCAATGACGATTACATTCTGACCTGCAAGGGAAAAGGCATGATGGTGCGTGAGGAATACAATCTCCCTTTAAATGAAGAAGCATTTCTTCACCTGAAAGAAAAAATCGACGGAAGGCTGATTCAGAAACGCCGCTATCTGATCCCGCTTGCCCCTAAATATACGATCGAATTAGATGTGTTTGAGGGAGATCTTGCACCACTGCAGCTTGCCGAAGTGGAATTTGAAACAGAGGAAGAGGCAAATAATTTCACTCCGCCGGAATGGTTCGGAGAGGATGTCACATTCTCCGGCAAATACCACAACAGTCAGTTAAGTAAACTTCCGTAA
- a CDS encoding class I SAM-dependent methyltransferase: MVSEELKSKLQQITQQEIYKVIVSKPSDKAAKYRKIEIEKKSSGYQAAAYTQKQVFHEKIEPDGLLDYLSGRVGSEFLQLNAWDGTSEYMLLISKKGKVTYRCKKQAEGAAKVQESHNRKKKYLLEEGTVIPPLVDMGVFTADGKVVRTMYDKFRQINRFLEIIEDGVRDYPYDHLNIIDFGCGKSYLTFILYYYFAEIKKMNVQIVGLDLKEDVIKNCNLAAEKYGYHNLHFELGDINGYQTPFPVDMVVTLHACDTATDYALYNAVQWDAKMIFSVPCCQHELNGQIKTEQFSLLTRYGIIKERFSALATDAIRANLLEVCGYKTQLLEFVDFAHTPKNILIRAVQKKIVPRAVKQNYLTEVEHMMEEFHFTPTLYGLLKDSGKI, encoded by the coding sequence ATGGTTTCAGAAGAATTAAAATCAAAATTACAACAGATCACGCAGCAGGAGATTTACAAGGTGATCGTCAGCAAACCCTCTGACAAAGCTGCAAAATACCGCAAGATCGAGATTGAAAAAAAATCGTCCGGTTACCAGGCAGCCGCTTATACGCAGAAACAGGTTTTTCATGAAAAGATAGAACCGGATGGACTTTTAGATTATCTGTCAGGGCGTGTCGGCAGTGAATTTTTACAGTTAAATGCCTGGGATGGAACCAGTGAATATATGCTTTTGATCTCAAAAAAAGGAAAAGTGACTTACCGCTGCAAAAAGCAGGCAGAGGGTGCAGCAAAAGTGCAGGAATCCCATAACCGTAAAAAGAAATATCTGTTGGAAGAGGGAACCGTGATCCCACCGCTGGTTGATATGGGAGTTTTTACGGCAGACGGAAAAGTAGTCCGCACTATGTACGATAAGTTCCGGCAGATCAACCGTTTCCTTGAAATCATCGAGGACGGAGTGCGGGATTATCCGTATGATCACTTAAATATCATTGATTTCGGCTGCGGAAAGTCTTACCTGACTTTTATCCTGTATTATTATTTTGCGGAGATCAAAAAGATGAACGTGCAGATCGTAGGACTTGATCTGAAAGAGGACGTGATCAAAAACTGCAATCTTGCGGCGGAGAAATATGGCTATCACAATCTGCATTTTGAACTGGGGGACATCAACGGCTATCAGACACCGTTTCCGGTAGACATGGTAGTGACACTGCATGCCTGTGATACGGCGACGGATTATGCGCTTTATAATGCGGTTCAGTGGGATGCAAAGATGATTTTTTCCGTACCGTGCTGTCAGCATGAGTTGAACGGACAGATAAAGACGGAGCAGTTTTCATTACTGACGCGCTATGGCATTATAAAAGAGCGTTTTTCCGCGCTTGCGACAGATGCGATACGTGCGAATCTGCTGGAGGTGTGTGGATACAAAACTCAGCTTTTAGAGTTTGTTGATTTTGCGCATACGCCAAAGAATATCCTGATCCGTGCAGTACAGAAGAAGATCGTGCCGCGTGCGGTAAAACAAAATTACCTCACAGAGGTGGAACATATGATGGAGGAGTTTCATTTTACACCGACACTGTATGGACTGCTGAAAGACAGCGGGAAAATTTAA
- a CDS encoding DUF1653 domain-containing protein: protein MAERIPVSGEIYRHFKNKLYQIVAIATHSETGEKLVIYQALYGDFGVYARPLTMFTSEVDHEKYPEVTQKYRFELVEREKKEDVQAAQTGSERSADMTQRYSVGHSTGRTILQNQNGRNADTSVRENERVSGDISVQSNKAVSGDVGAQESKGASSDTEEQVEPKLMEFLDAVSFEEKYNILTSMRDIITDKMINNMAVVLDVVIPEGDLDDRYEQLKQCIRTRQRFESTRLR from the coding sequence ATGGCAGAAAGAATACCGGTAAGTGGCGAGATCTACCGCCATTTTAAAAATAAATTATATCAGATCGTAGCAATTGCGACACATTCTGAAACAGGAGAAAAACTGGTGATCTACCAGGCGTTATATGGAGATTTTGGCGTGTATGCAAGACCACTTACCATGTTTACCAGTGAAGTGGATCACGAAAAATATCCGGAGGTGACGCAGAAATACCGGTTTGAGCTGGTGGAGCGGGAGAAGAAAGAGGATGTGCAGGCAGCACAGACTGGCAGTGAGCGGTCTGCAGACATGACACAAAGATATAGTGTTGGACATAGTACAGGGCGGACGATTCTACAGAATCAGAACGGAAGAAATGCAGATACCAGCGTACGGGAGAATGAGCGCGTGTCAGGAGATATCAGTGTACAGAGCAACAAAGCTGTGTCAGGAGATGTCGGAGCGCAGGAAAGTAAAGGTGCTTCATCTGATACAGAAGAGCAGGTAGAACCGAAACTTATGGAGTTTTTGGATGCGGTTTCCTTTGAGGAAAAGTATAATATCCTGACATCTATGCGCGATATCATTACAGATAAAATGATCAACAATATGGCAGTTGTTTTAGACGTTGTGATCCCGGAAGGAGATCTCGATGACCGTTATGAGCAGCTCAAACAGTGTATCCGTACCAGACAGCGTTTTGAGAGCACACGTCTCAGATAA
- a CDS encoding TrkH family potassium uptake protein: MLPKKLKRLSDMQLIALGFLLLILGGTCLLMLPCSSRTGEFTPFITALFTATSATCVTGLILVDTYTHWSFFGQLVLLLLIQIGGLGFITIGTAVSLVLRRKIGLKERGWIKESFNVLDIGGVVRLIKRVLKGTVLFEGIGALLLFTRFYPEMGFFNGLYYSIFHSISAFCNAGFDIMGKYKPYSSFTAYYDDPIVSFTLSALILIGGIGFIVWSDIIDHKWHFKKYALQTKMVLSFSAVLVFGGALLFYLLERNNLYADMSTTGIICSSFFSVITPRTAGFNTLDIGSLTEGGKLLTIILMFIGGGSGSTAGGVKMATIFVLLLHLRSTLLRTTGTNIFGRRIEDDTITKATALLCTYLFAGLAATLAICGMQGFPLGDTLFEVISAICTAGMTTGLTGQLNFISRLIIIFLMYIGRLGSLSFALSFTDHKKLTHIMQPVEHINIG; this comes from the coding sequence ATGTTACCAAAAAAATTAAAGCGGCTCTCTGACATGCAGTTGATCGCACTTGGTTTTCTTCTGCTTATCTTAGGCGGAACATGTCTTTTGATGCTTCCCTGCTCTTCCCGCACCGGCGAATTTACCCCTTTTATCACAGCACTTTTTACAGCAACAAGTGCCACCTGCGTCACCGGTCTTATTCTGGTCGATACCTATACACACTGGTCCTTCTTTGGACAGCTTGTATTATTACTTTTAATCCAGATCGGCGGTCTTGGCTTTATTACCATCGGAACTGCTGTTTCCCTGGTGCTGCGCAGGAAAATCGGTCTCAAAGAACGCGGCTGGATCAAGGAAAGTTTCAATGTATTAGATATCGGCGGCGTAGTACGGCTGATCAAACGTGTATTAAAGGGAACCGTACTATTTGAAGGAATCGGTGCACTGCTGTTATTTACCCGCTTTTATCCTGAAATGGGTTTTTTTAACGGACTTTATTACAGCATCTTTCATTCCATATCTGCGTTTTGCAATGCGGGTTTCGACATCATGGGAAAATACAAACCATATTCCTCTTTTACTGCCTATTATGACGATCCAATCGTAAGCTTTACGCTGTCTGCATTAATTCTGATCGGCGGCATCGGATTTATCGTCTGGAGTGATATCATTGACCACAAATGGCACTTTAAAAAATATGCCCTGCAGACAAAAATGGTCTTGAGTTTTTCGGCAGTTCTGGTATTTGGCGGAGCTTTACTGTTTTATTTGCTGGAACGAAATAATCTTTACGCCGATATGAGCACGACAGGCATCATCTGCAGTTCTTTTTTCAGTGTGATTACACCAAGAACTGCCGGTTTTAATACACTTGATATTGGCTCTCTCACAGAGGGTGGCAAACTGCTTACCATTATCCTGATGTTCATCGGAGGCGGTTCCGGTTCCACGGCGGGCGGCGTCAAAATGGCAACCATTTTCGTTCTGCTCCTGCATCTGCGCTCCACGCTCTTAAGAACGACCGGAACAAATATTTTTGGCCGCAGGATCGAAGACGACACGATCACAAAAGCTACAGCCCTGCTGTGTACCTACCTGTTTGCCGGACTTGCCGCAACCCTCGCAATCTGCGGCATGCAGGGTTTTCCGCTCGGAGATACGCTTTTTGAAGTCATATCCGCAATCTGTACTGCCGGAATGACAACCGGACTGACCGGACAGCTTAATTTTATCTCGCGGCTTATCATTATTTTTCTGATGTATATCGGTCGTTTGGGAAGCCTTTCCTTTGCACTTTCCTTTACCGATCACAAAAAACTGACACATATCATGCAGCCGGTAGAACACATCAACATCGGCTGA
- a CDS encoding potassium channel family protein: MKSILIIGLGRFGTHLCQDLARLDNEIMIVDKDEASLEDLLPLVVSAKIGDCTNEKVLKSLGVGNFDYCFVCIGENFQSSLEITSLLKDLGAKYVVSKANRDIHAKFLLRNGADEVIYPDRDIAEKVAVRFSANQVFDYVELGNNFSIYEIAPLPEWIGHSIREINVRVKYNANIIGIKAENGMELMPNAEYVFRREEHLMIIGHKRDMEKILKKL; this comes from the coding sequence ATGAAATCAATTTTAATTATCGGACTCGGACGTTTCGGCACCCATTTATGTCAGGATCTTGCCAGACTTGACAATGAGATTATGATCGTTGACAAAGACGAAGCAAGCTTAGAAGACCTTCTTCCCCTTGTGGTCAGCGCCAAGATTGGCGACTGCACCAACGAAAAAGTATTAAAAAGTCTTGGTGTCGGAAACTTTGATTACTGTTTTGTCTGTATTGGTGAAAATTTTCAGAGCAGTCTTGAGATCACAAGCCTGTTAAAAGATCTTGGAGCAAAATATGTTGTCAGCAAGGCCAACCGTGATATCCACGCAAAGTTCCTGCTGCGCAACGGCGCGGACGAAGTTATTTATCCAGACCGTGATATTGCAGAAAAAGTTGCAGTCCGTTTTTCTGCAAATCAGGTCTTTGACTATGTGGAACTCGGAAATAATTTTTCCATTTACGAAATTGCCCCTCTGCCGGAATGGATCGGTCATTCGATCAGGGAGATCAATGTCCGCGTCAAATATAATGCAAATATCATCGGCATCAAAGCTGAAAACGGCATGGAACTGATGCCGAATGCAGAGTATGTGTTCCGTAGAGAAGAACATCTGATGATCATCGGGCATAAGCGGGACATGGAAAAGATTTTGAAGAAATTATAA
- a CDS encoding aldo/keto reductase: MSELTKEMPKKLGFGCMRLPVTDGSTENINDAAFCEMIDSYIEQGFKYFDTAYPYHNGRSEEAVGRCLVQRYARDRFFLASKMPVWLVKEYADYGKYFEEQLKKCQVEYFDFYLLHAMNKDRVKEAENLGGFQFVQSMKAEGKIRHIGFSFHDKADVLDEILTNHPEMEFVQLQINYYDWESENVQSRKCYEVAEKHGVPVIVMEPVKGGTLANMVGEPARILSALDENASYASYAVRYAASLPNVILVLSGMSDLKQLQDNTAYMKDFQPLTDKEQQAIGKVVEELEKLPTIPCTNCRYCVEGCPKKIRIPDIFGVYNMGVQFGVTDVTRGSYRCQIDGSGKAGDCIKCGKCEAQCPQHLEIRKLLEEAADIYEKEMHL; encoded by the coding sequence ATGAGCGAGTTAACCAAAGAAATGCCAAAGAAACTGGGATTCGGCTGCATGCGTCTCCCGGTAACCGACGGCAGCACAGAAAATATCAACGACGCAGCGTTCTGCGAGATGATCGATTCCTACATCGAACAGGGATTTAAGTACTTTGACACCGCATATCCATATCACAATGGCAGATCCGAGGAAGCAGTCGGACGCTGTCTGGTACAACGGTATGCGAGGGATCGTTTTTTCCTTGCGAGCAAGATGCCGGTATGGCTGGTCAAAGAGTACGCTGACTACGGAAAGTATTTCGAGGAACAGTTAAAAAAATGCCAGGTAGAGTATTTTGACTTTTATCTTTTACATGCCATGAATAAAGACCGGGTCAAAGAGGCAGAGAACTTAGGCGGATTTCAGTTTGTACAGAGCATGAAAGCGGAGGGAAAGATCCGGCATATCGGATTTTCTTTCCACGATAAGGCAGATGTGTTGGATGAGATTCTGACAAATCATCCGGAGATGGAGTTTGTGCAGCTTCAGATCAATTATTATGACTGGGAGTCTGAGAACGTGCAGTCACGCAAATGTTATGAGGTGGCAGAAAAGCATGGAGTACCTGTGATCGTGATGGAGCCTGTCAAGGGCGGTACGTTAGCAAATATGGTCGGAGAGCCGGCGAGGATCTTAAGTGCGCTGGATGAAAATGCTTCCTATGCATCTTATGCGGTCCGGTATGCTGCATCACTGCCCAATGTAATTTTGGTGTTAAGCGGAATGTCGGATCTAAAGCAGTTACAGGACAATACGGCTTATATGAAAGATTTTCAGCCGCTCACGGATAAAGAGCAGCAGGCAATTGGAAAGGTGGTGGAAGAACTCGAAAAACTTCCAACGATTCCTTGTACCAACTGCCGTTACTGTGTGGAGGGATGTCCGAAAAAGATCCGTATCCCGGATATTTTTGGAGTCTACAACATGGGCGTACAGTTTGGAGTGACGGATGTGACGCGGGGGTCTTACCGCTGTCAGATCGACGGAAGCGGTAAAGCCGGAGACTGCATCAAATGCGGAAAATGCGAGGCACAGTGCCCGCAGCATCTTGAAATCCGAAAACTGTTAGAAGAGGCAGCAGACATTTATGAAAAAGAAATGCACTTATAA
- a CDS encoding cytidylate kinase-like family protein → MKKTVITIARSYGSGGRTLGKLLAEELGINCYDREILRMASDDSGINEALFGQTDEKLKKSPLFRIARKNPYKGGVIPPESADFVSDDNLFNYQAKVIRELAEEESCIIIGRCADYVLKDDPNVLRLFFFAPKEDCIVRVMEHDGITGRDAENKIEKIDKHRADYYKYYTGKDWYDARNYDFCLDTTSMGYEKLVEVVKNFIEVYQS, encoded by the coding sequence ATGAAAAAAACAGTGATTACAATCGCAAGAAGCTACGGCAGCGGTGGACGTACGCTGGGTAAGCTGCTCGCAGAAGAACTTGGAATTAATTGCTACGACAGAGAGATTTTAAGAATGGCATCCGATGACAGCGGCATCAATGAGGCGCTTTTCGGACAGACCGATGAAAAATTAAAGAAATCACCTTTGTTTCGTATTGCACGCAAAAATCCGTATAAGGGCGGTGTGATTCCGCCGGAGAGCGCAGATTTTGTATCGGATGACAACCTGTTTAATTATCAGGCAAAAGTGATCCGTGAACTGGCGGAGGAAGAGTCCTGTATCATTATCGGAAGATGTGCGGATTATGTGTTAAAGGATGATCCGAATGTGCTCCGTCTGTTTTTCTTTGCACCGAAGGAAGATTGTATCGTCCGTGTAATGGAGCATGACGGAATCACCGGGCGGGATGCGGAGAATAAGATCGAAAAGATCGATAAGCACCGTGCGGATTATTATAAATATTATACCGGGAAGGACTGGTATGATGCGAGAAACTATGATTTCTGTCTGGATACGACTTCCATGGGATATGAAAAGCTGGTGGAGGTTGTGAAGAACTTTATTGAGGTGTACCAGAGTTAA
- a CDS encoding ABC transporter ATP-binding protein, with the protein MAMLEVKNLEVYYGVIQAIKGISFEVNEGEVIALIGANGAGKTTTLQTITGMLSPAAGEIIFEGCDISKIPGHKIVSMGMAHVPEGRRVFAELSVYENLKLGAYTRKDKQEIAESLAKVYESFPRLEERKNQLAGTLSGGEQQMLAMGRALMSKPKIILMDEPSMGLSPILVEEIFHIIREISAGGTTVLLVEQNAKKALSIADRAYVLETGNIVLSGDAKEMMNNESIKKAYLGE; encoded by the coding sequence ATGGCAATGCTTGAAGTAAAGAATCTGGAAGTATACTATGGCGTGATCCAGGCAATCAAGGGAATCTCCTTTGAGGTCAATGAGGGAGAAGTCATTGCGCTGATCGGTGCAAACGGCGCCGGAAAGACGACAACGCTGCAGACGATCACCGGTATGTTGAGTCCTGCGGCGGGCGAGATTATTTTTGAGGGATGTGATATCTCAAAGATCCCGGGACACAAGATCGTTTCCATGGGAATGGCGCATGTGCCGGAGGGACGTCGTGTATTTGCAGAGTTGTCCGTATATGAAAACTTAAAACTGGGTGCATATACCAGAAAAGATAAACAGGAGATCGCAGAGTCATTAGCAAAAGTATATGAGAGTTTCCCACGACTGGAAGAGCGTAAAAACCAGCTTGCAGGAACCTTAAGCGGTGGTGAGCAGCAGATGCTTGCCATGGGGCGTGCGCTGATGTCGAAGCCGAAGATCATTCTGATGGATGAGCCGTCTATGGGACTTTCTCCGATTCTCGTGGAAGAGATTTTCCACATTATCCGTGAAATCTCTGCGGGTGGAACAACCGTACTTTTAGTAGAGCAGAATGCGAAGAAAGCGTTATCCATCGCTGACCGTGCATATGTACTGGAGACCGGCAATATCGTTCTCTCCGGTGATGCAAAGGAAATGATGAATAACGAATCGATCAAGAAAGCATATCTTGGAGAATAG
- a CDS encoding ABC transporter ATP-binding protein, which produces MSLLEVKNLGISFGGLRAVDGFHISIEKGQLYGLIGPNGAGKTTVFNMLTGVYTPNDGSITLDGVDITGKKTIDINKAGIARTFQNIRLFKDQSVLDNVKIGLHNQITYSTLTGILRLPKYHKAEKEMNEKAMELLKVFDLEKEADFLASNLPYGKQRKLEIARALATNPKLLLLDEPAAGMNPNETKELMETIHFVRDEFDMTVLLIEHDMKLVSGICEKLTVLNFGQVLAEGKTTEVLNDPQVIKAYLGE; this is translated from the coding sequence ATGAGTTTATTGGAAGTAAAAAATCTTGGTATCTCCTTTGGCGGTCTGCGTGCAGTAGACGGATTTCATATTTCGATTGAAAAAGGACAGTTATACGGACTGATCGGGCCAAACGGTGCCGGAAAAACGACCGTATTTAATATGCTCACCGGTGTATATACACCGAATGACGGATCAATCACGTTAGATGGAGTGGATATCACAGGGAAAAAGACGATCGATATCAACAAAGCAGGGATTGCCCGTACATTCCAGAATATCCGTCTGTTTAAAGACCAGTCCGTACTTGATAATGTAAAAATCGGTCTGCACAATCAGATCACTTATTCCACACTGACCGGAATTTTGCGTCTGCCGAAGTACCATAAGGCAGAAAAAGAGATGAATGAGAAGGCAATGGAACTTTTAAAAGTCTTTGACCTTGAGAAGGAAGCAGATTTTCTTGCATCCAACCTTCCTTATGGTAAACAGAGAAAACTTGAGATCGCGAGAGCACTTGCGACAAATCCAAAGCTTCTGCTCTTAGATGAGCCGGCTGCCGGTATGAACCCGAACGAGACAAAAGAGCTGATGGAGACAATTCATTTTGTGAGAGATGAGTTTGACATGACAGTGCTTCTGATCGAGCATGATATGAAACTGGTATCCGGTATCTGTGAGAAACTTACCGTGTTAAACTTCGGGCAGGTTTTAGCAGAGGGTAAAACGACAGAAGTCCTGAATGATCCACAGGTTATCAAGGCATACTTAGGAGAATAG
- a CDS encoding branched-chain amino acid ABC transporter permease: MSKLNVKSMKKSTLDHLITFAMVIVAYLIVQILIAAGVLSSLMQGLLVPMCTYSIVAIGLNLCVGYLGELSIGHAGFMCVGAFSSAFATKLLQNVIPNQILLFIIVLIIGTAVAAFFGFLIGIPVLRLRGDYLAIVTLAFGEIIKNVINVLYIAKDTDGFHFAISNGNAIKLSDEGEWLINGAKGIAKIPHLSSFTAGVIMILICLFIVYHLVNSRSGRAIMAIRDNRIAAESVGINITKFKLMAFTISAAIAGAGGVLYAHNLSTVTATPANFGYNMSIMILVFVVLGGMGSFRGSIIAAVILTLLPEVLRGLSDYRMLIYSIVLIAMMLFNWAPKCIEFRQRVAAKLKKNTKKGVQ, encoded by the coding sequence ATGTCAAAATTAAATGTAAAATCAATGAAAAAAAGTACATTAGACCATCTGATTACCTTTGCGATGGTAATTGTGGCCTATCTCATCGTCCAGATACTGATTGCAGCCGGAGTGTTGTCCTCCCTGATGCAGGGACTTTTAGTGCCGATGTGCACTTATTCCATTGTTGCGATCGGATTAAATCTGTGCGTGGGTTATTTAGGGGAACTCAGTATCGGACATGCAGGATTTATGTGTGTCGGTGCTTTTTCAAGTGCATTTGCAACAAAACTTTTACAGAATGTGATCCCAAACCAGATTCTGCTGTTTATCATCGTTTTAATTATCGGAACCGCTGTAGCAGCATTTTTCGGATTCCTGATCGGTATCCCGGTACTGCGCTTAAGAGGTGACTATCTTGCAATCGTAACGCTTGCATTTGGTGAGATCATCAAAAACGTGATCAACGTACTTTATATCGCAAAAGATACCGATGGTTTTCATTTTGCGATTTCAAATGGAAATGCAATCAAACTTTCCGATGAGGGAGAGTGGCTGATCAATGGTGCAAAAGGAATTGCAAAGATTCCGCACTTATCCAGCTTTACCGCCGGCGTGATTATGATTCTGATCTGTCTTTTCATTGTATATCATCTGGTAAATTCCAGAAGCGGACGTGCCATCATGGCGATCCGTGATAACCGTATTGCAGCTGAATCGGTTGGTATTAACATTACAAAATTTAAATTGATGGCATTTACGATCTCTGCAGCGATCGCGGGAGCAGGCGGTGTTTTATATGCGCACAATCTGTCTACTGTTACAGCGACACCTGCAAACTTTGGTTACAATATGTCGATCATGATCCTTGTATTTGTTGTATTAGGTGGTATGGGAAGCTTCCGCGGTTCGATCATTGCGGCTGTGATCCTGACATTGCTGCCGGAGGTGCTGCGTGGACTCTCCGATTATCGTATGCTGATTTATTCCATCGTACTGATCGCAATGATGCTCTTTAACTGGGCACCGAAATGTATTGAGTTCAGACAGCGTGTAGCTGCAAAACTGAAAAAGAACACAAAGAAAGGAGTACAGTAA